ATTCGAAGATTTTTATTAACAAGAGACTTTTTGGTACATTACACAATTTAAATTTTGCAGAATCAAAAATTTCAATGATATACATTACACCTGTATAAAAAGGAATAATTATTATTATTTGGAAACATTGTTATGTGCATAAGTAACAACATTATATTAATTAAAATTGGAATATGGTATACTTAGTTTAAAATAAGTATAGGAGTTTAGTATAAAAACAATTATTTTACATCGCCCCGGGCCAAAAAATGTTTGGACCGGTTCTGTGTGAGCTGACCGGCGTGGACAGCGGCAGGACGTAAATCCGGCTATCTTATATCTCGTTTTGGTTGATGTGAACCTTGGTCTTCTATTGGTTTGATTGACGGATCTTTCTTTTGGTCGATGAGGAATCGAACGATGGTTTGATGATGTCAATTTCCCTTGGTTTAGCGTTTCTGTTTGCACCACAAGCAACATTTGTCCACCGCGGCGGATTTGCTGAATGGGCACTCCGCTACAGCACCACCGGGAGCACCGGCGAGTGGCCTtcatttatttgcttgtttcctttTTGTTTTGGATTTTGCGCCGATACGCTGGGCGGTGTGGGTATGCTTACGGCCAAAGCGGCGGAGATTTGCAGGGGAGCTTGCGCCGACGTGTCATAGGATGGCAGAGAAGCTATGCGGATCTCAAAGCTATAAAAGAGGTAGACATCCATGGGGAACCAACAGAATGGAAAGCTGGTTTGATGGGCTATTTTTCCTGGTTTATCATTTCCTTTGGCATAGCGAGTAACGTTTGTCCTCGGCAGCCGATCTGTAGGTTGGGCGCTCTACCGCAGCACCACTGGGAGCACCGGCGAGTAGCCTTCATTTTTTGcttgttttccttttgtttttgttcttGTGCCGGTGCGCTGGGCGGCGTGGATATACTTACGGCTAAGGCAGCCGGGATTTACAGGGGAGCTTGCGCCGGTGTGTCATAGGATGGCGGAGAAGCTCTGCGGGGTGGACGCGCATAGCTTGTTCTCGAAGCTATAAGAGAGGTAGACATCCATGGGGAATTAAAGGGATGGAAAGATGATTTGATGGACTATTTTCCCTGGTTTATCGTTTCCTTTGTCACAACGAGCAACGTTTGTCCTTGGCGGCTAATCTGCAGATTGGGCACTCCACCGTAGCACCACCAGGAGCATCGCTAGGTAGCATATATCTGCTTGTTTTGTTTTAGTTTGGTTCTTGCGCTGGTGCACTAGGTGGCGTGGATACTCTTACGGCCAAGGCGGCGGGGATTTGACGGTAGACATGGTCTAGCGCTTGCGCCGGCGTGTCATAGCGATGACAGAGAAGCTATATGCAGCGTGGACGCGCATAGCTTGATCTCAAAGGTAGACATCCATAGATTTGTTGGTGGTGTTCCGAGATTGATTTGTCTACCAAAGAGACTAGCATTTTAACTCCCGAGGGCAAGGGCACCCTCACCGTTGGCTGTAGATTCTCATTCGCGATTCAAACCCTGCCTACTATACGTTGCGATTTTTACATCTCACACCAACCCAATCAGCTAGCCGACTGTAGATTTTGTACTAGAGGTTTTCTATTTCGATTTTGAACCTTTTAAACTTCACAAACCAATTCCTTTGCACTAAATTTCATGCTTATAGAATACACAATTCGTTTCTTTAGGGAACCGATCTCACTTTATTGAATCACAATGTTGGATGGTCATGACTCATGACTGATAGTAGAGCCGGGTGCAAACAAGAGATAAGGAGTGGAGAAATGAGAAGTGTGCATTGTTCGATCGGGTTCAAGTGGTTTACCATGCATGTCAGCAACACTTGCGCCCACCAGCTTGAACCTAACTTGCTGTCCGGATATGTGTGTTTGGCTGTTAAAATGCACGCCAGTGGCAATCACTGCTATTGGATATGTCAGTTTGGCTATTAAAATGCACTAAATTTCATGTGTTAAGTAGTTTGATTTGAGAAACATAGTTTTGTTAGAATACACCATTCATTTTTAGGGAGCCGAGCTCACTTTATTGAACCAAAATGTTGGATGGTCTCTGCTGATAATAGAGGCGCGTGGGAATGAGAGATAGGAGGAGAGAAATGAGAGCATGCACTGTTTGGCCGGATTCCAGTGGTTTAACATGCTGAACTAGACATGTTCATGGACAACTCGGCCATAAGCATGGATGTCTACCTCTAAGGGTATCTCCAATGCTGGCCCTCAAACCGTCCGGATCCGTCTAGACCAGACGATCCAGATCGGTTTTGCCATCGAACATGGTACTCATCTATCCGTAGACCGGTCTGGACGCCCGTTTCCAGCAAAGCAAaatgtgtgtgtgttgggggggggggggggggggtcgtgggCGTCTAGATCGCTGTCACACACGCGTCGGACAACCCGGTTTGACGCGAAACCCTCTCCCTCGTCTGTGCACTTTCCCGCAAAGCAATTGTCGTGCATTCATGTTGGTCAGCGCCGCTTCAGAGTATCAGCGCCGCATTAATGCCGACCCAGAGCGcacgcgacctctcactggagcTGGCATTGAAGTGGTGCGCCGACATAGAGCATGCTTGCCGGGGATGCTCTTTTTCCTTTTTCGGGAAGCACAATTGTTCTTCTCGCAGAAACATAGACCGTGCTTTTCCCTTTTCCAAGAAACACAAGTATTTTTTTCCTTTTCGGGAAGCATAATTGTCCCATGGAAGCGTAGGTTGTACTTTTCCCTTTTGCGGAAACATAGCTGCGCTTCTCGCGAAAAATCACTACTTCCAAAAAAATTCCATCAAAACATAAAAAACCAAGCAAAagccgaaaataaaaataaaaccggAAAGCATGTGGAGAAAGAAAAAATCCTGAGGGTGCGCCCATCCTGCGACGTGGCGGCGGTTGGGCGTACCAAGTGGCATGCTCCTAGTCCAGCAAAAGTGACCCGCTGGATTTCCCACGAGAGGGTACACTTTATTATGTTTTTTAGGCTAAAAATGCTCAGTTTTATTCATTTGATAAAATGATCATTCAAATACAACTTAAATCCTGGCCCGGCCCGTTAGCGAACCTTTAAAAGAAATTAAGAGGAAAAAGGTAGCCCAAGCTAGGAATGAAACCCTGGACTTATAAATTGTTGCATTTTAGCGCTGCTAGCCAGTAAGCCTCGACCAAGTTCGTGTTAGACTTATAGGGCGCCACGTACTTAAGGTAATTTCTTCAccattttttttctaatttttgttttctttttgttttaacactagtttttttccctttttcctctGTTTTCGATGTATTTTCAGTTTTctctatttttatttgttttttgtttaTTCTTGGTTTTCATtgacttttttattttctttatttatcttctatttttctttcttttttgttgatcttatctgggtttttttgttttttaattttaTTCTTCTccgtttttttttcaattttgtttttcattttgttcttcgttttccatcattttattttttattttgtttcctttTCTGGTTTACTTCGTTCTTTAGATTATTATTCTACATTTTTGTATATGTTAACAAAAAATTTCTAATACACGTCTAACTTTTTCCACTAGGAattaaacattttttaatacacgttGAACAGTTTTTTCTTGACATTTTTTATattttgaaatgcttggttaacatttttcaTGTAaacgattaacatttttttaacagatggtcaacaatttttctatatacatttaatattttttaaatacttgttcaatatttttttgaAATGCTTGGTTACAATTTTTATAGACATGATAAAAAATTCATCATTTACTTAATAAATGGATAACATTTTTATTTTTAGAATTCACCGaacgcttgattaacatttttcaaatacttgttcaatatttttcaaatacttattcaacattttcaaatatttgttcaacaagtttcaaatactcattcaacattttcaaatacttgttcaatatttttcaaatactcattcaacaattttcaaatgcttgttcaacattttcaaatacttgtttaacatttttcaagtactcattaaacatttttcaaatacttgttcaatatttttcaaatacttattcaacattttcataTTGGTTCAACGTGTTTCAACTActcattcaacattttcaaatacttgttcaacatttttcaaatactcattcaacagttttcaaatgcttgttcaacattttcaaatacttattcaacttTTTCCAAATCCtcattaaacatttttcaaatacttgttcatatttttcaaatacttattcgtCATTTTCATATTTGTTCAATGTGTTTGaaatactcattcaacattttcaaatacttgttcaacatttttcaaatactcattctacatttttcaaataattttccaacatttttagaatattttttatatagtgatTTTGCAATATATATtaaaatattttaaagtataaacaaaaataaaaaataaagcaaaaaaggaaaacagaaaatataaaaaaccAAGAAAAACAGGCTATGGCTTCCCCGGCGCGTGGGCCGGTCCACCTTGCTCGCCCCCTTCATCGAGTCTGGAATAAATCAAATCTCAATCTCCAAAAACTTGGGCCGTTTCTTTAGCAAGTTGGGCCCATTTTGGAGCAACTGCTTGGGCTGTACGGCCTCGAATAAACGGGTGTGTTCAGCCCACAAAAGTCACCCGAAACGGACAGAGCGAAACCCTCTCCTCGCATTCCCCCGAACCCAAACTCCCAACCAATGGCGGCCACGGCGATGGAGCACGACGGCGGCGCCGAGGTGGTGGTCACCCCGGGGGAGCTCCTCGGGCCCTCCTCGTCCCTCGAGGCCGGGCGCGGCGCCTACGCCGACGGCCGCTCCGTGCGCGCGTCGGTCACCGGCCGCCGCCGCTTCGTGGCCCCCGCCCCCGGCTCCTCCGACCAGGTGGGGTTTACCTAGGGTTTCTGGGGCGGTCCGTCCCTTCGCTCCTCGCGCTGCTGCTTCTGATTGATTGGTTGGCTCGTTTTGGTTTGGCTGCAGAGGTCCACGGTGGAGGTGGTCGGGCACAAGGCGCACGGAGCCGTGCCTCAGCCGGGGAGCATCGTCATTGCCCGTGTAAGATCTCTCTCTGTTTCCAGGACAACGTTGATTGGAGTAGATTGATGTGCCGAGGCCGCGTTTTGTTCCATCGAATGTTGTTAGCTTTGCTTGGATGCATTTGTGTACCCGTCGGATGCCGTGGTTGAATTAGGGGCTGGATACTGTTGTTGTCTGTAATCATGCTTCATGTGGATATATCCGGCATATGTGGGTGGCAGTTacttaaaattatttgaactgttAGAACACTAGAATGCAACGGCATTGCCTGTGCGAATAGACTCACCCACATAGAAATTACTTTTCCCTGTTAAAGGTTGAACTTGTTAACCTGTATAGCCTCACTGACTTGAAATTCAGGTAATGTTTGTGAACAACCAGCCTATTGTTCGTGTGTTGAGCCTAGCAGTAAACAAGTTCATATATGGCTGCTTGCTCCCAAACAATATCTGGTACATGTATGAAGATTTCTTTGTATCATCTCCTTATTGACCTCCGGAGATGACTTTACGTAACGAATATGGGGAGTTTGGTGTTTCATGGAAAGAGAACCTGGGCTTGCCCTCTGATTCTAAGCAAATAAACAGGGTGAAAATATCTTACATCTATATCTGTTTTTTTAGCAGATACTATCTCTTGTTCATAACTATCTTACCATCATTTTTTCGCATGTGTGGATATTCTGCTATAGGCAGTGGCACTGGTCAACGTCTCTTACTGTAGGTGGTTTAGCTGAAAGAGATTTGCATGCCAACTTCTTTTTAATTGCTGATGAAGTGCTAATTGATTGCTTGTTTCTTTTGCAGGTGACTAAGGTTATGGCTAGGATGGCTTCTGCAGATATAATGTGTGTTGACTCAAAGGCTGTCAAGGAAAAGTTCACTGGCATGATAAGGTATTGGCCCGTAGCTGTTATGCTGCCATTTGGTTCTGATCTTCATAGATTATTTGTATGGCTTTGCTTTTGAGTTGATTGCCAAAGTGTTTAGAGTCAATTGcttttgttcatcatttttcttgtAGATAATAGACAGTGTATTGCAGGGAAGTTAGTTCCTCATGCCAGGCTCTTATGTTTGTAGGCAGCAAGATGTTCGTGCAACTGAGATTGACAAGGTGGATATGTACCAGTCCTATCGACCTGGCGACATTGTCAGAGCTCTGGTTGTATCCTTTAGGGGGGAACGTTGTGTCCTATTTGTTTTCTCTTGGAGTCTTGGTCATGTGTATCTCCATGCTTCAAGTCACTTTATTTCCAGAAATTATTCATTTGATTATTTAGCAACCAGCTTCCAGTCTTGCCAGAGTACTTGATACTTTTCACCAGATTGCAAACCTTACATCACGCTGAAGCTCTCTCTTGGTGATGCAAGGGCATACTACCTTTCGACTGCCAAGAATGAACTTGGAGTTGTTTCTGCCCAAAGTATAGCTGGTAAGCTTTCTATTACTGCCATGCCCAATTACTCACCATTAATTTCAGGATGCAAGTATGCCTCGTGAAGTGAGTGTAGAAATTCGTTACAGTTGTTCCTAATATTGTATGATTCAGGCAGAATTGTGCTAATGCTGCTACCCTTGTTTTTCTCTATATAGGTGGTACGCTGGTCCCAACCAGTTGGACTGAGATGCAATGTGAATTGACTGGCCAAATTGAGCAAAGGAAAGTTGCAAAGGTGGAATAGATCTTGTTTACTTTGCCAGTTAGGAAGGTAAAATTTTTGGTTACAGAGCTGTTTCTCTCCTTCCAGCCTCAGGCCTCGGACTGTTTCAGTTATGTACTAAATGATGTGCCCTTATTTTACTAGTGGAAGCAGCTACTAGCCTGTAATGTATTGATATTCTGTACAGTGGCTAGTTGGCTACTTCAGCCTAGTCTCTGGTTTACAAGTTCTGCTCCGCACAGTGCACACTGATGCAGCCATTGATTATTGTCTAGCTCACTGTTGATCAGATTGCAAAAGTTCAGTAATCCAGTAAATGTTTCACTGGTCTACCCCTCTATCCACTGTACCATGCTTTCAAATGTTCATCGCCCCTATACCATTCCATTTTTTCTGCCTACCTGTACCTCCACCGGAAGTTTGTGGGTGTACTTGTAATAATCTCCTTATTGTCACTTTACAGGTTTTGGCGGTGTACGATATGTTCGATCGATCAATGGCGCTTGGTCCTCTTGACATGATCACTGCCACTTGATTTAGCACATTAACCTTGCTCATGTGGTACAACTTTGAGTGGGCTTTGATGACATGATCACTGCCACTTGATTTAGCACATTAACCTTGCTCATGTGGTACAACTTTGAGTGGGCTTTGATCGTGTAATACAATTATGCCCGTTGAATGTTATTCAGGCCTTTATGTGAGATTCTGATGCTCCGGTGTTCTTAGGTTTGTAAAAGTTGGAAGTTTTGGTGGAGGCTAGACTGACTATGGAAAACTTGACATCGAATTTTTTTCTTGCACACACAAAAAATGTCAAATTCTTGCACTGGAGACTTTACAGTGACAATTAAGGACGGTTTTACTGACACAGTGAAATTTGGGATTACCAGATGTCCAGTAGACTAATTGTCGTTTACGGGTCAGAGCAACAGTTTAATGCTGACCTGGAGCCTGGCCGGGCCAGTGCTACTTCAGCTGGTCGATAGCATTGTCGACCTCTCCAacctactccctccgatccaaattactcgtcgtggttttagttcaaaaatttgaactaaaaccatgatgagtaatttggaacggagtgAGTACTACCCAAGGTGGCCGGCCTGATCTCCCCCAAAAACTTAATTACTCTCGCTGCAAACTGCATGGTCAAAGCGATCTCGGAGGCCATGTGCATGTCTGAAAATGTTCTGAGAACATTGCCTTCGCCACCGAGCCACAAAGCGATTAATAATTTGCAGAAGGCTTTCAAGTTTCAAGGGTAAAAGATTGTTGTAACATTGTGAATGTGCGAGTAATGAGTGGTAAACCCTGAagctaagtactccctctgtcttaaATTAGTTGACTCAGATTTGCCATAGacatggatgtatgtagacatgttttaatGTTAGGTTCATATCTACTAGACAACTCTAACAGTCGAGGCAACTAATTAGGGAGgaagctaagagcatctccagccgtgcccccaaCAGGCCCTTCCCAGACGATTTTTCCGTGCCGgcgcccaaaaatcggcccagtcgcgccttaGGAGCCCGATTTTTGCTGGTTTGTGCCAAAACTGgagccggcggacccaggccgaacctggCGTGCTGGGGAGCGCCGGGGCGAGCGTTTTTGGCGCGAAAGTGGATGGGCCTGCCGAGTCAGCGAGACGCCACTTGgtcgccctcatcgcctcggttcctgcgggaatcaatgcgaaggctgccgcgccggttagcctccattgatgcctcacgggtggCGCAGTGAACGCGCCGCGACGCGCATCCCGCCACGCGTCGCCCGGCATGCAGCCCCGTCGCCGCCCAGCTGCGGCTATAAAAGCCGACCTCCCCGCCGGTGGACGCCACAGCTctcattccccccccccctctccgacGCAGaaaacacactctcccctcttcccGCCGACGGAAAAGATGGCCGAGAGGTACCCaggggacggcgcggcggcgaacggcttcggccgctgcCACCTCCAAGAGCCGGAGGCTCGCCTgctctacgaggccgagtacccggcgccCCCGGACATGCGGCTGCCGGGGacgtggaggctcagcgccggtggCGTCCCGATGTCACCGGTGCCCGAAGGGGCGGCACGGCGGGCCGAGATCACCCGCATCCGCTCGACCCCGACGAAGGAGCAGCGGAACGAGCCGCGCTACGTCCCTGACAGCCACACCCTCCGGACCATGTACTTCCAACGCCGCCGCGAAGAGCAGATCACCTCCACCAACGGCGTCATCCCGCGGGGCTGCCTCAACGCCGACGGGCGGCACGAGTGGTGGGGCGTGCcaggccgcaccctcgaggccgtgctcgaccacatcgagaccggcaacgtGCCGCGCCTCAAGTACCCGCCGcggccgtccttctctcgccgccgtggtagctcctggacacggcggcggATGGAGCCTttgtcgtcctcgtcgtcgggctccggctcgccgACCGCGTTCCGCCCCGTCAAGCCCGAGCCGGAGGAGGCGCCGCTCGGGCGCCGCACCCGCAGCAgagccctcgtcatcaacgagggtgcccGGCCCTCCCCACCTGGATCGGCACCGGCGAGGCGCTCCCTGCGCCTGGTCCAGCCGAAACCCGAGCCGGGGctgctccccgtgaagccggagcacgtcGACATGGTGGCCCCCCACGACGAGtccgccctcaagtgggcgaaggaGGATTATGTCCGCGAGCAGGTGCGCCGCCAGCGCCGGGCGTACCTGAAGCTCCAGGCCCGTCGCCGCGCCGAGGAAggcggcgtcatcgtcctcgacagCGATGAGGAGGGCGAGGCCGGGCCGTCCAGCACCTGCCGCGTGTCGGCGACCCCGGCCAGggctgcagcagggacggcggcggcaaCTACACCCGCTTCTACATGCTTCTCGGCATttagacggcggcggcgacgacggcggctagGCTTTTTTAAGTTTGGCGTAGTTAGGCGTAGTTTGCCTGTTCTTTATGTTTTTGTACAAATTTCATGAAGTATCGCCGAGTTCCTGCAAAAAATCGCCGAGTTTGCAAATATTTGAACGGAACATCGCTGAACCCGCGGTGACTGTGGGCCGACGACTGAGAATGAAGTCGCTTTCATAGGCCAATCTAGCACCGGTTCGCCCTCAGGCGGCTATTTTTCGGCGCTCTGAGGAccaaacggctggagatgctgTGACGGCGAGGCGAGAGTTGACTTGCGCCAAGTCCTTGGTCACGTCTCTTTCCACCCCCAACATGCCGGCTCGGTCACCGCCGGTGGGAGCTTACGCCACGCCATCGCCTTGGTCACCGATTCCGAAGCGCAACATGATCATTGGAGCAGTTTCTGTCGGCTTACCAAATACCACAGCGACGTCAAGTAAAGAAAGTGCACTTGCAACCTGCTCCTCCAATGCGAGTATATagaaaaaactactccctccgtcccaaaattcttgtcttaaatttatctagatacggatgtatcaaatcacgttttagtattagatacatccgtatctagacaaatttaggataagaattttgggacggagggagtactacattatAGGCCATCTCTACAAAAAACTAcaactttttttaatttttcaaaaaactATCATAAAATTGTTTCGTAGTTCAGAAAAACCAAATGATCATGTGATTAAAAATTAATCCAgtttatgacaggtcgggcccgTCCCTAAATAAACCGTTTGTTGACTGTTTGTTTGATCGCcaacttacatgtgggacccacatgtaagccctcttcttcctcttggctttcttctctttttACCTCTCCCAAGTCCCAAGCCACAGCCGACGCAGCCACGGAGGGCCAGCACCAAGGCCGGCGCGCCCTGCAGCCCAGGGCGGCCGCTGCCCAGCCCAGCCGCCGACTTGCAGCCCACGGCCGCTGCTGGCTGTGGGGAGCCGCCGGCGCGCCCTGCAGCCCAtggccgccgctgccccgccccgccgccgccctgcaGCCCACGGCCGCCGCCGGCTGTGGGGAGCTGCCGCCGCGCGCCATGGGCAGCAGCATTCGTCGTGTGCCATGGCCAGGGGATCCCCACCACGGGCACTATGGGCAGCCACCGCCGTCGCGCGCGCCATGGCCATCGGCAGACGCCACCGCACGCCATGGGCTCCCGCCCCGTGCGCCTTGGTTAGCCACCTCCTTTTGTCACCGGACGCATGCAGGAGCTGCCCTCCTCGTCGATGCTCCTCGGCGACGAGCTGGTGCTCCGAGGGATGACGTGGACGAGCTCCTCACGAGCTCACCGGCGGCGGGCGAAGTAGGACCGacggacctgattgctttttttgaaaaaatacggggacccgattgcttttttggAAAAATACAGGGACCGGATTGTTTCTTTGAAAGAAAATAATACAGGGACCGACATGTGGGCTCCACTTGTCATAACGGTCCACATTATAGTCAAAGCTAACGGTGTTACCATATCAGACCTGACGGGTGGGTCACGGGTGGGCCAGTGTTGTCATAATCGCGGTTAAAAGTTAACACTTCAGTCACTAGGTTTTTTTTGGAACAACGAACCAATTTTGTGGTAGTTTTTTTGAAAGATTAAAAAAAGCGGTAGTTTTCTGTAGAGATAGCCTGTAATGTGTCTAGCACTGGTCTACTATATCACTAAGCTCCCTAGGGGTAAAAGGCCTCACAATTAATTGAGATGTCCAATTAGAATTGGGTTACCCGATTTTGACCAAATCAACAACTTCTAAAATCTCACATTCAATTCTTTTATACTATATATTATGCTTCCTAACTTTTAAGTCCTCACAACTAATTGTGGTTTTCAGTTTAGAACTTGGTCTCCTGATTTTGACTGGTTCAATAATTTCTTAAAGAGCTCTcccatttaattattttaattcaccaTATTCCTTAATTTTAAAGCTCTTTTATTCGATTGAGATATTCAATTCTGAATTTAGTTTACGATTTTGATCGGGCCAacaatttttcaaatcaatcaacaCCAACCGGCTAGAAAAACATATCAACTCCGTGCACCCTCTTACCACCTAGAAAAAAACAAGCGCCATCATGTGATGATACtatagcaccaatatagtacatgtACTCACCGACGCAGAAATTTACCCACAAAAGTATGAGTTGACTAGCGCATAACACAGAATCATACCATGAAAGCCCCACAAATAACCGCATTATAAATAAACATAAAACACACTCCATCGTCTCCCCCATCGGTCAAACTAAATATTCCATTAGTTCCAAAATACAAGGGGTATTAGTTCTTTGGAAAGccaaatttctttaactttgaccaagtttagagccaaaatattgacatccacaatattaagccaaaaaattatgaaaattcatttcatgatgaatctaataacACCAATTTGATATTACGAATTTTGATATGTTTCTTCATAAATTTGATCAACTTAAAAAGGTTGGACTTTTCCaaaaagtaatacaccttatattgtAAAATAAAAGGATTTTTTTTTTAGAATCTCAACAACACCaacggcgcagcaaagcgcgcCTAACCCTTCTAGTACATACTAAATGTACTACTAGGAACCGAGAGCTTCCCAGCCATTCCCGGGTGATTCGCGATTGGTTCTTGATGAGGTGTTTGCTAAGATGATTTGGAGGTGTCGTTttcgtgggaaatttgtatattgcgAAATGTGAAAGAGTTGATGGAGAGTCTCCTCTGTTTATTCCCGGGAGGGAGCGACCAGGTCTGCCGTGTGACTGTACATGTACGTCGCTTGTTCTGACTCCTTCCCTCCCGACCCACCTTCGGCGCCCAGAGCTATTCgtgtatacatacatacatacgcgCGCAGTGCTAAttagctcttcttcttcttcttccaactaTGCTGAGGTAATCTCTAAAGCTTGCTCCCGTGCTCTCCGTGTCTTAGGAGATGCTGATCCATGAGTAGAAAGTGAATCCGCCAAGACAACTCTTCTTCTATTCCAGGAGAACTGACCCCTTTCAGCTCGTTGTCTCAGGTGTGTTTTGTCAACTCCTTTTTTGCCCCTACTTGAAGCTTAACTCGATGCTTCAAAAGCGAGACGAATGCATTAGTTGTTCCCAGGACTCACCCGGGTCTATGATATATAAAAGCCAATACGCAATGATTTTATGCATTTTCCAAAAAGAAACCTGTGCTAATGAATGTATGTGCTGTTTGCATACAATATAGCTTAGACCAGTACATGCATAGAGCTAGTTTTTTCAACACAATACAGATACGGACACTCATACATACGCACCCATGGACGGATTCAAGCCCCAGGCAGCTCGGGCGGGAGCCTGGGGCATGAGGCCCAGTTCCTTTGTCCACTGTAGCGAATACTGTAGTTGTTTGCTACAACAGTACACAAAGGCTGCCTGGGCCTGGCCCATTCCTTGGTCCGTCACTGTATgcacatacactcacctctatgaacacGTACGCACACCATGTTTCATATGAGCATCTCCGAAAGACTAAGCCGAGCTTGCACATTATCTTAAGATTGATGAAGTCGCCACAAATGTCTTTGTCGTCGACGCGAATGCCTCCTACCATTgaaagcacatcgccgaaaggcctgaaataaattcagaaaaatatgAGCACCAGTTTCAAGTCTAGAACTTGAACTCTGATGGGCTAGGAATGCcgttgtcctcctaaccatccgaCCATAGGTTGGTTCGTATGCATAGAGCTAGTTGAAGTTAACTTTTAATGTGATGTTAGATCCATACTTAACGTGAGGTTACTTAGATACTCACCACAATTACAAAAAGATATATCTTTTTGTGCAAACAATAATTAGGACCACCCCGGGCAATGGCCAATCGACATTTAAAAGGAATATCATACTTGACGAGGGAATGCCCACTGGGTCGGGGAGGCCAACGACGACAatcgacccagctaaaggcccaggcCCATCATCAACAAGGCCCAATTCAGCAGTCAGGTGTCACGGCCTAGCCGGT
This window of the Triticum aestivum cultivar Chinese Spring chromosome 5D, IWGSC CS RefSeq v2.1, whole genome shotgun sequence genome carries:
- the LOC123125419 gene encoding exosome complex component CSL4; the encoded protein is MAATAMEHDGGAEVVVTPGELLGPSSSLEAGRGAYADGRSVRASVTGRRRFVAPAPGSSDQRSTVEVVGHKAHGAVPQPGSIVIARVTKVMARMASADIMCVDSKAVKEKFTGMIRQQDVRATEIDKVDMYQSYRPGDIVRALVLSLGDARAYYLSTAKNELGVVSAQSIAGGTLVPTSWTEMQCELTGQIEQRKVAKVE